A genome region from Gadus chalcogrammus isolate NIFS_2021 chromosome 7, NIFS_Gcha_1.0, whole genome shotgun sequence includes the following:
- the kctd7 gene encoding BTB/POZ domain-containing protein KCTD7: protein MQPNGSEEPPPSERQGPSFSISSSLPSASRVRRFVRERRALPLPRVMVVFSGDTENPGDAMSSSDSAQDDFRKPSTPNRILGKVLQRSTLNSPQEFPEVIPLNVGGTYFTTRLSTLRRYEDTMLAAMFSGRHYIPRDAEGRFFIDRDGAYFGDILNFLREGELPHRDRVRAVYREAQYYALGPLLDNLEDIQPLTGEKVRQSFLDLLPYYKDNLKSIVEIAKLRAMQRKARFAKLKICVYKEEMPITPYERPLFNSLRFERTESEAKLFEHHCDVDVSFGPWEAVADVYDLLHCIVGDLAELGISAEQQCIGVCDKHLINHYYCKRPIYEFKITWW, encoded by the exons ATGCAGCCGAATGGATCAGAAGAACCGCCTCCCAGTGAGCGCCAGGGTCCCTCGTTCTCCATCTCCAGCTCGCTGCCCTCAGCCTCCCGGGTGAGGAGGTTCGTCCGGGAGCGACGGGCTCTGCCTCTGCCCAGAGTGATGGTCGTGTTCTCTGGGGACACTGAGAACCCGGGCGATGCCATGTCGAGTTCGGACAGTGCGCAGGATGACTTTAGGAAGCCGTCCACCCCAAACCGTATCCTGGGCAAGGTGCTGCAACGCTCAACCTTAAACTCGCCGCAGGAG TTTCCCGAGGTCATCCCTCTCAACGTGGGGGGGACGTACTTCACCACCCGTCTGTCGACTCTGAGGCGCTACGAGGACACCATGCTGGCCGCCATGTTCAGCGGACGTCATTACATCCCCCGTGACGCAGAGGGACGGTTCTTCATCGACCGAGACGGGGCCTACTTTGG GGACATCCTGAACTTCCTGCGGGAGGGCGAGTTGCCCCACCGGGACCGTGTGCGGGCGGTGTATCGGGAGGCGCAGTACTATGCCCTCGGGCCCCTGCTGGACAACCTGGAGGACATCCAGCCCTTGACCGGAGAGAAAGTGCGTCAATCCTTTCTTGATCTGCTGCCCTACTACAAAG ACAACCTGAAGAGCATCGTGGAGATCGCTAAGCTGCGCGCCATGCAGAGGAAGGCGCGCTTCGCAAAGCTCAAGATCTGCGTGTACAAGGAGGAGATGCCCATCACGCCGTACGAGAGGCCGCTCTTCAACTCGCTGCGCTTCGAGCGCACGGAGAGCGAGGCCAAGCTCTTTGAGCACCACTGCGACGTGGACGTGTCCTTCGGACCCTGGGAGGCGGTGGCGGATGTGTACGACCTCCTGCACTGCATTGTGGGAGACCTGGCTGAACTGGGCATCAGCGCGGAGCAGCAGTGCATAGGCGTGTGTGACAAGCATCTGATCAATCATTACTACTGCAAGAGGCCCATCTATGAGTTCAAGATCACATGGTGGTGA